The following proteins come from a genomic window of Maylandia zebra isolate NMK-2024a linkage group LG22, Mzebra_GT3a, whole genome shotgun sequence:
- the LOC105940705 gene encoding class I histocompatibility antigen, F10 alpha chain isoform X2 yields the protein MKAFIFFLLLGIQGAAAVTHSLKYFLTGSSQVPNFPEFVVVGMVDDVQIDYYDSNTEKAVPKQDWIARNTDQQYWERETANCWGSQQSFKANIDTAKQRFNQTGGVHIVQRMYGCEWDEETGEVKGYRQDGYDGEDFISFDLKTETWVAPKQQAVMTKTKWDSNKATITQYKNYLTQICPEWLKKYVNYGRSSLMKTVRPSLSLLQKSSSSPVSCHATGFYPNRAEMVWKRDGVELHEGVNKGEILTNNDGTFQMSVDLDVSSVKPEDWHRYRCVFQLSGVNEDIVTRLDKSEIRTNERNSFSLIITVVVAVVVLAAITVITFIIYKKRTEKRPPSPVESLEQMLPQA from the exons atgaAGGCCTTCATCTTCTTTCTTCTCCTGGGAATACAGGGGGCAGCAGCAG TGACCCACTCGCTGAAGTATTTCCTTACTGGATCCTCTCAAGTCCCAAACTTCCCAGAGTTTGTGGTTGTTGGGATGGTTGATGATGTTCAGATTGATTATTATGACAGCAACACGGAGAAAGCTGTGCCCAAACAGGACTGGATAGCCAGGAACACAGATCAGCAGTACTGGGAGAGAGAGACTGCAAACTGTTGGGGTTCCCAGCAGTCTTTCAAAGCCAACATTGACACTGCAAAGCAGCGCTTCAACCAAACTGGAG GTGTTCACATTGTCCAGAGGATGTACGGCTGTGAATGGGATGAAGAAACAGGTGAAGTGAAAGGATATCGCCAAGATGGTTATGATGGAGAGGACTTCATAAGCTTTGACCTGAAGACAGAGACGTGGGTCGCTCCAAAACAACAGGCTGTCATGACAAAGACGAAGTGGGACAGTAACAAAGCTACGATCACACAGTATAAGAATTACCTCACCCAGATTTGTCCTGAGTGGCTGAAGAAGTATGTGAACTATGGGAGGAGCTCTCTGATGAAAACAG TTCGTCCCTCACTGTCTCTCCTCCAGAAGTCTTCCTCCTCTCCAGTCAGCTGCCACGCTACAGGTTTCTATCCTAACAGAGCCGAGATGGTCTGGAAAAGAGATGGAGTGGAGCTTCATGAGGGTGTGAACAAAGGAGAGATTCTCACCAACAATGACGGGACCTTCCAGATGAGTGTTGACCTGGATGTATCATCAGTCAAACCTGAAGACTGGCACAGATACAGATGTGTGTTTCAGCTCTCTGGTGTGAACGAGGACATCGTCACCAGACTGGACAAATCAGAGATCAGGACCAATGAAA GAAATTCCTTCTCCCTGATCAtcactgttgttgttgctgtggtcGTTCTTGCTGCCATCACTGTGATCACATTCATTATTTACAAAAAGAGGACAG AGAAACGTCCCCCATCTC CTGTAGAGAGCCTGGAGCAAATGCTTCCTCAAGCCTAA
- the LOC105940705 gene encoding class I histocompatibility antigen, F10 alpha chain isoform X1, which translates to MKAFIFFLLLGIQGAAAVTHSLKYFLTGSSQVPNFPEFVVVGMVDDVQIDYYDSNTEKAVPKQDWIARNTDQQYWERETANCWGSQQSFKANIDTAKQRFNQTGGVHIVQRMYGCEWDEETGEVKGYRQDGYDGEDFISFDLKTETWVAPKQQAVMTKTKWDSNKATITQYKNYLTQICPEWLKKYVNYGRSSLMKTVRPSLSLLQKSSSSPVSCHATGFYPNRAEMVWKRDGVELHEGVNKGEILTNNDGTFQMSVDLDVSSVKPEDWHRYRCVFQLSGVNEDIVTRLDKSEIRTNERNSFSLIITVVVAVVVLAAITVITFIIYKKRTEKRPPSPVENREVKEQMFPQAKPQTALHTRT; encoded by the exons atgaAGGCCTTCATCTTCTTTCTTCTCCTGGGAATACAGGGGGCAGCAGCAG TGACCCACTCGCTGAAGTATTTCCTTACTGGATCCTCTCAAGTCCCAAACTTCCCAGAGTTTGTGGTTGTTGGGATGGTTGATGATGTTCAGATTGATTATTATGACAGCAACACGGAGAAAGCTGTGCCCAAACAGGACTGGATAGCCAGGAACACAGATCAGCAGTACTGGGAGAGAGAGACTGCAAACTGTTGGGGTTCCCAGCAGTCTTTCAAAGCCAACATTGACACTGCAAAGCAGCGCTTCAACCAAACTGGAG GTGTTCACATTGTCCAGAGGATGTACGGCTGTGAATGGGATGAAGAAACAGGTGAAGTGAAAGGATATCGCCAAGATGGTTATGATGGAGAGGACTTCATAAGCTTTGACCTGAAGACAGAGACGTGGGTCGCTCCAAAACAACAGGCTGTCATGACAAAGACGAAGTGGGACAGTAACAAAGCTACGATCACACAGTATAAGAATTACCTCACCCAGATTTGTCCTGAGTGGCTGAAGAAGTATGTGAACTATGGGAGGAGCTCTCTGATGAAAACAG TTCGTCCCTCACTGTCTCTCCTCCAGAAGTCTTCCTCCTCTCCAGTCAGCTGCCACGCTACAGGTTTCTATCCTAACAGAGCCGAGATGGTCTGGAAAAGAGATGGAGTGGAGCTTCATGAGGGTGTGAACAAAGGAGAGATTCTCACCAACAATGACGGGACCTTCCAGATGAGTGTTGACCTGGATGTATCATCAGTCAAACCTGAAGACTGGCACAGATACAGATGTGTGTTTCAGCTCTCTGGTGTGAACGAGGACATCGTCACCAGACTGGACAAATCAGAGATCAGGACCAATGAAA GAAATTCCTTCTCCCTGATCAtcactgttgttgttgctgtggtcGTTCTTGCTGCCATCACTGTGATCACATTCATTATTTACAAAAAGAGGACAG AGAAACGTCCCCCATCTC